The following are encoded in a window of Lagenorhynchus albirostris chromosome 3, mLagAlb1.1, whole genome shotgun sequence genomic DNA:
- the DOT1L gene encoding histone-lysine N-methyltransferase, H3 lysine-79 specific isoform X11: protein MVWKKACRIHTGERRFPLGGVERADRQHELKERFANMKEGGRIVSSKPFAPLNFRINSRNLSDIGTIMRVVELSPLKGSVSWTGKPVSYYLHTIDRTILENYFSSLKNPKLREEQEAARRRQQRENKSNTTTPTKVPESKTAMPADTPMDSGAEEEKAGATTVKKPSPSKARKKKLNKKGRKMAGRKRGRPKKMSTANPERKPKKTQSALDLLHAQTVSRAASPSPQGAPYQLPPSTQRRPPEQLLLAPAPPALHRLLESFKIQYLQFLAYTKTPQYKANLQQLLDQEKEKNARLLGAVQQLFGHCQAQKEEIKRLFQQKLDELGVKALTYNDLIQAQKEISAHNQQLREQTEQLEKGNRELRSQSLRLLKARCEELKLDWSTLSLEGLLKEKQALKSQISEKQRHCLELQISIVELEKSQRQQELLQLKSCVPPDDALSLHLRGKGGLGREPEAEPGRPHLELDCARFSLPHLSNMSPELSMNGHAAGYELCGALSRPSPKQNTPQYLASPLDQEVVPCTPNHSGRPRLEKLSGLALPDYTRLSPAKLVLRRHLSQDHTANSRATASELHSRAEHAKENGLPYQSPGIANGIKLSPQDPRPSSPAALQMTGEKGSEKREQAGPVVCLQGLKERTYASSGEAITSLPVSIPLSTVQPSKLPVSIPLASVVLPSRAEKVRSTPSPVPQARESSSTLEKQMGAGTHGSGCNAAGSRSLALAPAGFAYAGSVAISGALAGSPAPLVSGAEPPALDESSSSGSLFATVGSRSSTPQHPPLLAQPRNCGSASPAPQLCASPRLGAQGPLPDTSKGDLPSEAGFSDPESEAKRRIVFTISAGSSSAKQSPSSKHSPLSSGARGDGGQSHGQDSRKRGRRKRAAAGTPGFSSGVSPKRRALPSVAGLFTQSSGSPLNLNSMVSNINQPLEITAISSPESSLKSSPVPYQDNDQPPVLKKEKPLSQTNGAHYSPLTSDEEQGSEDEPSSARIERKIATISLESKSPPKTLENGGGLAGRKVPASEPVNSSKWKSTFSPISDLGLAKAADSPLQAASALSHNSLFAFRPGLEEPGAADAKLAAHPRKSFPGALPGAGGLSPSSHPASSFALGGGLAADLSLHSFSDGASLSHKAPEAAGLGTPLSFPGPRGKEGGAADPGPFVNKRQLDGLAPKGEGGPPVCGPADKASATHGKAGKGRDREPDVKNGHNLFMAAAAAAAAAAAATPPGGLLSGPGLAPAASSAGGTAPSAQTHRPFLGAFAPGPQFALGPMSLQANLGPSVLQSLFSSVPAAGLVHVSTAATRLTNSHAMGSFSSGVAGGAVGGAFNHAVPPASAHPFGASFGSGAACRSATLSLTPLQAVASTPASSFQAPPPAEPRPPPPPPHLGRPPPGPPALHAPPPPNAALPPPPALLPANSEPVLLQNLASLPANQAFLPASSAASVPPANASLSIKLASLPHKVSRPSFTVHHPPLPGLALAQAAPVIPQASSTGPPAVWVSLGMPPPYAARLAGVKPR from the exons ATGGTATGGAAAAAAGCATGCAGAATACACA ctGGAGAGAGGAGATTTCCTCTCGGAGGAGTGGAGAGAGCGGATCGCCAACACGAG CTGAAGGAGCGGTTCGCAAACATGAAGGAAG GTGGCAGAATCGTGTCCTCGAAGCCCTTTGCACCTCTGAACTTCAGAATAAACAGTAGAAACTTGAGTG ACATCGGCACCATCATGCGCGTCGTGGAGCTGTCGCCTCTAAAAGGCTCGGTGTCGTGGACGGGGAAGCCGGTGTCTTACTACCTGCACACCATCGACCGCACCATA cTTGAAAACTATTTTTCTAGTCTGAAAAATCCAAAACTCAGG GAGGAACAAGAGGCAGCTCGGCGCCGGCAGCAGCGGGAGAACAAGAGCAACACGACCACCCCCACCAAGGTGCCCGAGAGCAAGACGGCCATGCCCGCCGACACCCCCATG GACTCTGGTGCTGAGGAAGAGAAAGCCGGGGCGACCACTGTCAAGAAGCCATCTCCCTCCAAGGCCCGGAAGAAGAAGCTGAACAAGAAGGGCCGGAAGATGGCCGGCCGGAAGCGCGGACGTCCCAAGAAGATGAGCACCGCCAACCCCGAGCGCAAGCCCAAGAAGACCCAGAGCGCACTGGACCTGCTGCACGCCCAGACTGTGTCGCGGGCGGCGTCACCCTCGCCGCAGG GCGCCCCCTACCAGCTACCTCCCAGCACGCAGCGACGCCCCCCTGAGCAGCTGCTGCTGGCGCCCGCCCCGCCTGCCCTACACCGGCTGCTAG AATCCTTCAAGATTCAGTACCTACAGTTCCTGGCGTACACAAAGACCCCTCAGTACAAGGCCAACCTGCAGCAGCTGCTGGACCAGGAGAAG GAGAAGAACGCCCGGTTGCTGGGCGCCGTGCAGCAGCTGTTCGGCCACTGCCAAGCTCAGAAGGAGGAGATCAAGAGGCTTTTCCAGCAGAAACTGGATGAG CTGGGAGTGAAGGCGCTGACCTACAACGACCTGATCCAAGCGCAGAAGGAGATCTCAGCTCACAACCAGCAGCTGAGGGAGCAGACGGAGCAGCTGGAGAAGGGCAACCGGGAGCTGAGGAGCCAGAGCCTGCGGCTG CTCAAGGCACGGTGCGAGGAGCTGAAGCTGGACTGGTCCACGCTGTCCCTTGAGGGCCTGCTGAAGGAGAAGCAGGCCCTGAAGAGCCAGATCTCGGAGAAGCAGAGGCACTGCCTGGAGCTGCAG ATCAGCATTGTGGAGCTGGAGAAGAGCCAGCGGCAGCAGGAGCTCCTGCAGCTAAAGTCCTGCGTGCCGCCCGACGACGCCCTGTCCCTGCACCTGCGCGGGAAGGGTGGCCTGGGCCGAGAGCCGGAGGCCGAGCCCGGCCGGCCACACCTGGAGCTGGACTGTGCCAGGTTCTCCCTGCCCCACTTGAGCAACATGAGCCCGGAGCTGTCCATGAACGGCCACGCGGCCGGCTATGAGCTCTGCGGCGCGCTGAGCCGGCCCTCGCCCAAGCAGAACACCCCCCAGTACCTGGCCTCCCCCCTGGACCAGGAGGTCGTGCCCTGCACCCCGAACCACAGTGGCCGGCCGAGGCTCGAGAAGTTGTCCGGCCTGGCCCTGCCCGACTACACCAGGCTCTCCCCGGCCAAGCTGGTGCTGCGGCGCCACCTGAGCCAGGACCACACAGCCAACAGCAGGGCGACCGCCAGCGAGCTGCACTCACG AGCTGAGCATGCCAAGGAGAACGGCCTCCCGTACCAGAGCCCCGGCATCGCCAACGGCATCAAACTGAGCCCACAGGACCCTCGGCCCTCGTCCCCTGCGGCCTTGCAGATGACGGGAGAGAAGGGCAGTGAGAAG CGGGAGCAGGCTGGCCCGGTGGTGTGTCTGCAGGGTTTGAAGGAGCGCACCTACGCCAGCAGTGGGGAGGCCATCACCAGCCTGCCCGTCAGCATCCCGCTCAGCACCGTGCAGCCTAGCAAGCTGCCAGTCAGCATCCCTCTGGCCAGCGTGGTGCTGCCCAGCCGCGCCGAGAAGGTG AGAAGCACCCCCAGCCCCGTGCCGCAGGCCCGAGAGTCCTCGTCCACACTGGAGAAGCAGATGGGTGCTGGCACCCACGGCTCCGGGTGCAACGCTGCTGGGAGCAGAAGCCTCGCCCTGGCCCCCGCAG GCTTTGCCTACgccggctcagtggccatcagTGGGGCCCTGGCAGGCAGCCCGGCACCACTCGTCTCTGGAGCCGAGCCCCCCGCCCTGGACGAGTCCTCCAGCTCTGGAAGCCTCTTTGCCACTGTGGGGTCCCGCAGCTCCACCCCTCAGCACCCCCCCCTGCTGGCGCAGCCCCGCAACTGCGGCTCGGCCTCGCCCGCCCCCCAGCTCTGCGCCAGTCCCCGGCTCGGCGCCCAGGGCCCGCTCCCCGACACCAGCAAAGGAGACCTGCCCTCTGAGGCCGGCTTCTCGGATCCCGAGAGTGAAGCCAAGAGAAGGATCGTCTTCACCATCTCGGCCGGCTCTAGCAGCGCCAAGCAGTCACCTTCCAGCAAGCACAGCCCTCTGTCCTCGGGCGCCCGCGGTGACGGCGGCCAGAGCCACGGGCAGGACAGCCGCAAGAGGGGCAGGAGGAAGCGGGCAGCGGCGGGGACCCCCGGCTTCAGCTCGGGCGTGTCCCCCAAGCGCCGGGCCCTGCCATCCGTCGCCGGCCTCTTCACCCAGTCTTCAGGGTCCCCCCTGAACCTCAACTCCATG GTCAGCAACATCAACCAGCCCTTGGAAATCACGGCCATCTCGTCCCCCGAGAGCTCCCTGAAGAGCTCGCCTGTCCCTTACCAGGACAACGACCAGCCGCCCGTGCTCAAGAAGGAGAAGCCCCTGAGCCAGACCAACGGGGCCCACTATTCCCCGCTGACCTCGGATGAGGAGCAGGGCTCTGAGGACGAGCCCAGCAGTGCCAG aaTTGAGAGAAAAATTGCAACCATCTCCTTAGAAAGCAAATCTCCTCCAAAAACCTTGGAAAATG GGGGCGGCCTGGCGGGAAGGAAGGTGCCAGCCAGCGAGCCGGTCAACAGCAGCAAGTGGAAGTCCACCTTCTCGCCCATCTCCGACCTCGGCCTGGCCAAGGCAGCCGACAGCCCGCTGCAGGCCGCCTCCGCTCTGAGCCACAACTCCCTGTTCGCTTTCCGGCCCGGCCTGGAGGAACCTGGCGCGGCTGATGCCAAGCTGGCTGCCCACCCCAGGAAGAGCTTCCCAGGCGCGCTGCCGGGGGCGGGCGGGCTGAGCCCCAGCAGCCATCCCGCCAGCAGCTTCGCCCTGGGCGGGGGCCTGGCGGCCGACCTCAGTTTACACAGCTTCAGCGATGGTGCTTCTCTCTCCCACAAGGCCCCCGAGGCGGCCGGCCTGGGCACCCCCCTGAGCTTTCCCGGCCCGCGGGGCAAGGAGGGCGGCGCCGCAGACCCCGGCCCCTTCGTGAACAAGAGACAGCTGGACGGACTGGCCCCGAAGGGCGAGGGGGGCCCACCTGTGTGCGGGCCCGCGGACAAGGCCTCAGCGACGCACGGCAAGGCGGGCAAGGGCCGTGACCGCGAGCCCGACGTCAAGAACGGCCACAACCTCTTCatggccgctgctgctgctgccgccgccgccgccgctgccaccCCCCCCGGGGGCCTCCTCAGCGGCCCGGGCCTTGCCCCGGCGGCGTCCTCGGCAGGGGGCACGGCCCCGTCCGCCCAGACCCACCGCCCCTTCCTGGGCGCCTTCGCCCCCGGCCCGCAGTTCGCACTGGGCCCCATGTCCCTGCAGGCCAACCTGGGTCCGTCTGTGCTGCAGTCCCTGTTCAGCTCCGTGCCCGCCGCCGGCCTGGTGCACGTCTCAACCGCCGCCACCAGACTGACCAACTCGCACGCCATGGGCAGCTTCTCCTCCGGGGTGGCCGGCGGTGCAGTCGGAG GTGCCTTTAACCACGCGGTGCCTCCCGCCTCCGCTCATCCGTTTGGAGCCAGTTTCGGCAGTGGGGCTGCATGTCGCAGCGCCACGCTGAGCCTAACCCCGCTGCAGGCGGTGGCCAGCACCCCGGCCTCTTCCTttcaggccccgccccctgcgGAGCCGaggccgcccccgccccctccgcaCCTGGGCCGGCCCCCTCCGGGGCCGCCCGCCCTCCACGCCCCGCCCCCTCCTAACGCCGCCTTGCCTCCGCCCCCCGCGCTGCTCCCGGCTAACTCTGAGCCCGTGCTCCTGCAGAACCTCGCGTCCCTCCCAGCTAACCAAGCTTTCTTACCTGCCtcctctgctgcctctgtgccGCCTGCTAACGCCTCTCTGTCCATCAAGCTCGCCTCACTTCCGCACAAGGTGTCCCGCCCCTCCTTCACGGTGCACCACCCGCCCCTGCCCGGGCTGGCCCTGGCCCAGGCCGCGCCCGTGATCCCGCAGGCCAGCTCCACGGGGCCGCCCGCCGTGTGGGTTTCCCTTGGCATGCCACCTCCGTATGCCGCGCGCCTTGCGGGGGTTAAGCCGCGATAA
- the DOT1L gene encoding histone-lysine N-methyltransferase, H3 lysine-79 specific isoform X12 translates to MGEKLELRLKSPVGAEPAVYPWPLPVYDKHHDAAHEIIETIRWVCEEIPDLKLAMENYVLIDYDTKSFESMQRLCDKYNRAIDSIHQLWKGTTQPMKLNTRPSTGLLRHILQQVYNHSVTDPEKLNNYEPFSPEVYGETSFDLVAQMIDEIKMTEDDLFVDLGSGVGQVVLQVAAATNCKHHYGVEKADIPAKYAETMDREFRKWMKWYGKKHAEYTLERGDFLSEEWRERIANTSVIFVNNFAFGPEVDHQLKERFANMKEGGRIVSSKPFAPLNFRINSRNLSDIGTIMRVVELSPLKGSVSWTGKPVSYYLHTIDRTILENYFSSLKNPKLREEQEAARRRQQRENKSNTTTPTKVPESKTAMPADTPMDSGAEEEKAGATTVKKPSPSKARKKKLNKKGRKMAGRKRGRPKKMSTANPERKPKKTQSALDLLHAQTVSRAASPSPQGAPYQLPPSTQRRPPEQLLLAPAPPALHRLLESFKIQYLQFLAYTKTPQYKANLQQLLDQEKEKNARLLGAVQQLFGHCQAQKEEIKRLFQQKLDELGVKALTYNDLIQAQKEISAHNQQLREQTEQLEKGNRELRSQSLRLLKARCEELKLDWSTLSLEGLLKEKQALKSQISEKQRHCLELQISIVELEKSQRQQELLQLKSCVPPDDALSLHLRGKGGLGREPEAEPGRPHLELDCARFSLPHLSNMSPELSMNGHAAGYELCGALSRPSPKQNTPQYLASPLDQEVVPCTPNHSGRPRLEKLSGLALPDYTRLSPAKLVLRRHLSQDHTANSRATASELHSRAEHAKENGLPYQSPGIANGIKLSPQDPRPSSPAALQMTGEKGSEKGLKERTYASSGEAITSLPVSIPLSTVQPSKLPVSIPLASVVLPSRAEKVRSTPSPVPQARESSSTLEKQMGAGTHGSGCNAAGSRSLALAPAGFAYAGSVAISGALAGSPAPLVSGAEPPALDESSSSGSLFATVGSRSSTPQHPPLLAQPRNCGSASPAPQLCASPRLGAQGPLPDTSKGDLPSEAGFSDPESEAKRRIVFTISAGSSSAKQSPSSKHSPLSSGARGDGGQSHGQDSRKRGRRKRAAAGTPGFSSGVSPKRRALPSVAGLFTQSSGSPLNLNSMVSNINQPLEITAISSPESSLKSSPVPYQDNDQPPVLKKEKPLSQTNGAHYSPLTSDEEQGSEDEPSSARIERKIATISLESKSPPKTLENGGGLAGRKVPASEPVNSSKWKSTFSPISDLGLAKAADSPLQAASALSHNSLFAFRPGLEEPGAADAKLAAHPRKSFPGALPGAGGLSPSSHPASSFALGGGLAADLSLHSFSDGASLSHKAPEAAGLGTPLSFPGPRGKEGGAADPGPFVNKRQLDGLAPKGEGGPPVCGPADKASATHGKAGKGRDREPDVKNGHNLFMAAAAAAAAAAAATPPGGLLSGPGLAPAASSAGGTAPSAQTHRPFLGAFAPGPQFALGPMSLQANLGPSVLQSLFSSVPAAGLVHVSTAATRLTNSHAMGSFSSGVAGGAVGGAFNHAVPPASAHPFGASFGSGAACRSATLSLTPLQAVASTPASSFQAPPPAEPRPPPPPPHLGRPPPGPPALHAPPPPNAALPPPPALLPANSEPVLLQNLASLPANQAFLPASSAASVPPANASLSIKLASLPHKVSRPSFTVHHPPLPGLALAQAAPVIPQASSTGPPAVWVSLGMPPPYAARLAGVKPR, encoded by the exons CTTCGAAAGCATGCAGAGGCTCTGTGACAAGTACAACCGGGCCATCGACAGCATCCACCAGCTG TGGAAGGGCACCACGCAGCCCATGAAGCTGAACACGCGGCCATCCACGGGGCTCCTGCGCCACATCCTGCAGCAGGTCTACAACCACTCGGTGACCGACCCCGAGAAACTCAACAACTATGAGCCCTTCTCCCCGGAGGTGTACGGGGAGACTTCCTTCGACCTGGTCGCTCAGATGATCGACGAGATCAAGATGACCGAAGACGACCTGTTTGTGGATCTGGGTAGCG gaGTGGGCCAGGTTGTGCTGCAGGTCGCTGCGGCTACCAACTGCAAACATCACTATGGTGTCGAGAAAGCTGACATCCCGGCCAAGTACGCGGAG ACCATGGACCGAGAGTTCAGGAAGTGGATGAAATGGTATGGAAAAAAGCATGCAGAATACACA ctGGAGAGAGGAGATTTCCTCTCGGAGGAGTGGAGAGAGCGGATCGCCAACACGAG TGTTATATTTGTGAATAACTTTGCCTTTGGTCCTGAGGTGGATCACCAGCTGAAGGAGCGGTTCGCAAACATGAAGGAAG GTGGCAGAATCGTGTCCTCGAAGCCCTTTGCACCTCTGAACTTCAGAATAAACAGTAGAAACTTGAGTG ACATCGGCACCATCATGCGCGTCGTGGAGCTGTCGCCTCTAAAAGGCTCGGTGTCGTGGACGGGGAAGCCGGTGTCTTACTACCTGCACACCATCGACCGCACCATA cTTGAAAACTATTTTTCTAGTCTGAAAAATCCAAAACTCAGG GAGGAACAAGAGGCAGCTCGGCGCCGGCAGCAGCGGGAGAACAAGAGCAACACGACCACCCCCACCAAGGTGCCCGAGAGCAAGACGGCCATGCCCGCCGACACCCCCATG GACTCTGGTGCTGAGGAAGAGAAAGCCGGGGCGACCACTGTCAAGAAGCCATCTCCCTCCAAGGCCCGGAAGAAGAAGCTGAACAAGAAGGGCCGGAAGATGGCCGGCCGGAAGCGCGGACGTCCCAAGAAGATGAGCACCGCCAACCCCGAGCGCAAGCCCAAGAAGACCCAGAGCGCACTGGACCTGCTGCACGCCCAGACTGTGTCGCGGGCGGCGTCACCCTCGCCGCAGG GCGCCCCCTACCAGCTACCTCCCAGCACGCAGCGACGCCCCCCTGAGCAGCTGCTGCTGGCGCCCGCCCCGCCTGCCCTACACCGGCTGCTAG AATCCTTCAAGATTCAGTACCTACAGTTCCTGGCGTACACAAAGACCCCTCAGTACAAGGCCAACCTGCAGCAGCTGCTGGACCAGGAGAAG GAGAAGAACGCCCGGTTGCTGGGCGCCGTGCAGCAGCTGTTCGGCCACTGCCAAGCTCAGAAGGAGGAGATCAAGAGGCTTTTCCAGCAGAAACTGGATGAG CTGGGAGTGAAGGCGCTGACCTACAACGACCTGATCCAAGCGCAGAAGGAGATCTCAGCTCACAACCAGCAGCTGAGGGAGCAGACGGAGCAGCTGGAGAAGGGCAACCGGGAGCTGAGGAGCCAGAGCCTGCGGCTG CTCAAGGCACGGTGCGAGGAGCTGAAGCTGGACTGGTCCACGCTGTCCCTTGAGGGCCTGCTGAAGGAGAAGCAGGCCCTGAAGAGCCAGATCTCGGAGAAGCAGAGGCACTGCCTGGAGCTGCAG ATCAGCATTGTGGAGCTGGAGAAGAGCCAGCGGCAGCAGGAGCTCCTGCAGCTAAAGTCCTGCGTGCCGCCCGACGACGCCCTGTCCCTGCACCTGCGCGGGAAGGGTGGCCTGGGCCGAGAGCCGGAGGCCGAGCCCGGCCGGCCACACCTGGAGCTGGACTGTGCCAGGTTCTCCCTGCCCCACTTGAGCAACATGAGCCCGGAGCTGTCCATGAACGGCCACGCGGCCGGCTATGAGCTCTGCGGCGCGCTGAGCCGGCCCTCGCCCAAGCAGAACACCCCCCAGTACCTGGCCTCCCCCCTGGACCAGGAGGTCGTGCCCTGCACCCCGAACCACAGTGGCCGGCCGAGGCTCGAGAAGTTGTCCGGCCTGGCCCTGCCCGACTACACCAGGCTCTCCCCGGCCAAGCTGGTGCTGCGGCGCCACCTGAGCCAGGACCACACAGCCAACAGCAGGGCGACCGCCAGCGAGCTGCACTCACG AGCTGAGCATGCCAAGGAGAACGGCCTCCCGTACCAGAGCCCCGGCATCGCCAACGGCATCAAACTGAGCCCACAGGACCCTCGGCCCTCGTCCCCTGCGGCCTTGCAGATGACGGGAGAGAAGGGCAGTGAGAAG GGTTTGAAGGAGCGCACCTACGCCAGCAGTGGGGAGGCCATCACCAGCCTGCCCGTCAGCATCCCGCTCAGCACCGTGCAGCCTAGCAAGCTGCCAGTCAGCATCCCTCTGGCCAGCGTGGTGCTGCCCAGCCGCGCCGAGAAGGTG AGAAGCACCCCCAGCCCCGTGCCGCAGGCCCGAGAGTCCTCGTCCACACTGGAGAAGCAGATGGGTGCTGGCACCCACGGCTCCGGGTGCAACGCTGCTGGGAGCAGAAGCCTCGCCCTGGCCCCCGCAG GCTTTGCCTACgccggctcagtggccatcagTGGGGCCCTGGCAGGCAGCCCGGCACCACTCGTCTCTGGAGCCGAGCCCCCCGCCCTGGACGAGTCCTCCAGCTCTGGAAGCCTCTTTGCCACTGTGGGGTCCCGCAGCTCCACCCCTCAGCACCCCCCCCTGCTGGCGCAGCCCCGCAACTGCGGCTCGGCCTCGCCCGCCCCCCAGCTCTGCGCCAGTCCCCGGCTCGGCGCCCAGGGCCCGCTCCCCGACACCAGCAAAGGAGACCTGCCCTCTGAGGCCGGCTTCTCGGATCCCGAGAGTGAAGCCAAGAGAAGGATCGTCTTCACCATCTCGGCCGGCTCTAGCAGCGCCAAGCAGTCACCTTCCAGCAAGCACAGCCCTCTGTCCTCGGGCGCCCGCGGTGACGGCGGCCAGAGCCACGGGCAGGACAGCCGCAAGAGGGGCAGGAGGAAGCGGGCAGCGGCGGGGACCCCCGGCTTCAGCTCGGGCGTGTCCCCCAAGCGCCGGGCCCTGCCATCCGTCGCCGGCCTCTTCACCCAGTCTTCAGGGTCCCCCCTGAACCTCAACTCCATG GTCAGCAACATCAACCAGCCCTTGGAAATCACGGCCATCTCGTCCCCCGAGAGCTCCCTGAAGAGCTCGCCTGTCCCTTACCAGGACAACGACCAGCCGCCCGTGCTCAAGAAGGAGAAGCCCCTGAGCCAGACCAACGGGGCCCACTATTCCCCGCTGACCTCGGATGAGGAGCAGGGCTCTGAGGACGAGCCCAGCAGTGCCAG aaTTGAGAGAAAAATTGCAACCATCTCCTTAGAAAGCAAATCTCCTCCAAAAACCTTGGAAAATG GGGGCGGCCTGGCGGGAAGGAAGGTGCCAGCCAGCGAGCCGGTCAACAGCAGCAAGTGGAAGTCCACCTTCTCGCCCATCTCCGACCTCGGCCTGGCCAAGGCAGCCGACAGCCCGCTGCAGGCCGCCTCCGCTCTGAGCCACAACTCCCTGTTCGCTTTCCGGCCCGGCCTGGAGGAACCTGGCGCGGCTGATGCCAAGCTGGCTGCCCACCCCAGGAAGAGCTTCCCAGGCGCGCTGCCGGGGGCGGGCGGGCTGAGCCCCAGCAGCCATCCCGCCAGCAGCTTCGCCCTGGGCGGGGGCCTGGCGGCCGACCTCAGTTTACACAGCTTCAGCGATGGTGCTTCTCTCTCCCACAAGGCCCCCGAGGCGGCCGGCCTGGGCACCCCCCTGAGCTTTCCCGGCCCGCGGGGCAAGGAGGGCGGCGCCGCAGACCCCGGCCCCTTCGTGAACAAGAGACAGCTGGACGGACTGGCCCCGAAGGGCGAGGGGGGCCCACCTGTGTGCGGGCCCGCGGACAAGGCCTCAGCGACGCACGGCAAGGCGGGCAAGGGCCGTGACCGCGAGCCCGACGTCAAGAACGGCCACAACCTCTTCatggccgctgctgctgctgccgccgccgccgccgctgccaccCCCCCCGGGGGCCTCCTCAGCGGCCCGGGCCTTGCCCCGGCGGCGTCCTCGGCAGGGGGCACGGCCCCGTCCGCCCAGACCCACCGCCCCTTCCTGGGCGCCTTCGCCCCCGGCCCGCAGTTCGCACTGGGCCCCATGTCCCTGCAGGCCAACCTGGGTCCGTCTGTGCTGCAGTCCCTGTTCAGCTCCGTGCCCGCCGCCGGCCTGGTGCACGTCTCAACCGCCGCCACCAGACTGACCAACTCGCACGCCATGGGCAGCTTCTCCTCCGGGGTGGCCGGCGGTGCAGTCGGAG GTGCCTTTAACCACGCGGTGCCTCCCGCCTCCGCTCATCCGTTTGGAGCCAGTTTCGGCAGTGGGGCTGCATGTCGCAGCGCCACGCTGAGCCTAACCCCGCTGCAGGCGGTGGCCAGCACCCCGGCCTCTTCCTttcaggccccgccccctgcgGAGCCGaggccgcccccgccccctccgcaCCTGGGCCGGCCCCCTCCGGGGCCGCCCGCCCTCCACGCCCCGCCCCCTCCTAACGCCGCCTTGCCTCCGCCCCCCGCGCTGCTCCCGGCTAACTCTGAGCCCGTGCTCCTGCAGAACCTCGCGTCCCTCCCAGCTAACCAAGCTTTCTTACCTGCCtcctctgctgcctctgtgccGCCTGCTAACGCCTCTCTGTCCATCAAGCTCGCCTCACTTCCGCACAAGGTGTCCCGCCCCTCCTTCACGGTGCACCACCCGCCCCTGCCCGGGCTGGCCCTGGCCCAGGCCGCGCCCGTGATCCCGCAGGCCAGCTCCACGGGGCCGCCCGCCGTGTGGGTTTCCCTTGGCATGCCACCTCCGTATGCCGCGCGCCTTGCGGGGGTTAAGCCGCGATAA